From one Sphingomonas xanthus genomic stretch:
- a CDS encoding ABC transporter ATP-binding protein encodes MSSADQPAIRITDLAKTYESAGQRKRALDGVTFDVPRGQIFGLLGPNGAGKSTLINILAGLVVKSSGSAEIWGFDIDRHPRNAKRSIGIVPQEILFDPFFTPREALEIQAGLYGVPKPERITDALLDAVRLTDKAHAYARTLSGGMKRRLLVAKAMVHSPPILVLDEPTAGVDIELRQQLWDYVRGLNRQGVTVVLTTHYLEEAEELCDRIAIINHGRLIANEPTRALIAKAQDKAVVVEVDRDLDSAPGNECFEKIELTGPRTLEIIYHKDKVNAGEVLAALQRAGLGIVDVSTRDPDLEDVFLSLTREVAA; translated from the coding sequence ATGAGTTCAGCCGACCAGCCTGCGATCCGAATCACGGACCTTGCCAAGACCTATGAGTCGGCAGGCCAGCGCAAAAGGGCGCTCGACGGGGTGACCTTCGACGTGCCGCGCGGCCAGATCTTCGGCCTGCTCGGCCCCAATGGCGCCGGCAAGTCGACCTTGATCAACATCCTTGCCGGCTTGGTGGTCAAAAGTTCGGGCAGCGCGGAGATCTGGGGCTTTGATATCGATCGCCACCCGCGCAACGCCAAACGGTCGATCGGAATCGTGCCGCAGGAAATCCTGTTCGACCCTTTCTTCACCCCGCGCGAAGCCCTTGAGATTCAGGCAGGCCTCTATGGCGTGCCCAAGCCCGAGCGGATCACCGACGCGCTGCTCGATGCGGTCCGACTGACCGACAAGGCCCATGCCTACGCGCGCACCCTTTCGGGAGGAATGAAGCGGCGGTTGCTGGTCGCCAAGGCGATGGTTCATTCGCCGCCAATCCTGGTGCTCGACGAGCCGACCGCCGGCGTCGACATCGAGCTTCGCCAGCAACTCTGGGATTATGTCCGCGGCCTCAACCGGCAGGGCGTGACGGTGGTGCTGACCACCCATTATCTCGAAGAGGCCGAGGAGCTTTGCGACCGCATCGCAATCATCAACCACGGCCGGCTGATCGCGAATGAACCAACCCGGGCGCTGATCGCCAAGGCGCAGGACAAGGCGGTGGTGGTCGAGGTCGACCGCGACCTCGACAGCGCACCCGGGAACGAATGTTTTGAGAAGATAGAACTGACGGGTCCCCGCACGCTGGAAATCATCTACCACAAGGACAAGGTGAACGCCGGAGAGGTGCTGGCCGCGCTGCAGCGCGCGGGATTGGGCATTGTCGACGTGTCAACGCGCGATCCGGACCTTGA